The window atataaatatatatacatacacttatataatatgtatatggctgtaaaaaaaaaacaaaaaaaacataatctAAACCTCTAAATCAATTCCCACAATTTAATACATGCATCTGCACCAGCGCtcacaataatattttctttattattaatactatCATTCCATTGGACAACACTAATACCATCTTTATGAGCATTCATCATTTTGATAACTTTCATTGGTCTCTTAACTgagtatattataatatgcGTATCTAAAGAGCCCGTAGCAACCAAATCctcttcattttcatcacCACCAGAACACTTCTTCCATGCAATCGAAGTGATTTTACCAGTGTGGAAGGCCCAACGAGATGTTTTAACCTGCTTAGTTTCAAAATCATACAATACAATTTTACCTAGTATGTCACCGACTGCTACATAATTATTCGATGGGGAAATCGATATACAAGATGGCGTACTTCTGAGTGCAGGGAATGTCAATATAGTACTGCTATCACCCATACTTTCTAATTCTGATATTCTCAATGCTTTAATTTCGTTTGTTTGTTCATATCCCAAAACAACGTATTCTTTATTCAATGTAATTGCCACGACAGATGGTGAAAGAGATGAAattttatatgtatataaaatCTTACTTTCGTAATCAtcaataattattaattcatTGTCAAATGTTACCACACCAGTTATTCCATCATGTGTAGATGAACATCTAGGCTGGGAATtaaatttgatattattagcatTGTCGCAAATAGTGCCATCAGTATAACTCTTAAATGTGTCATCCCAAGAGACCGAGGAAATAGTTGGAAACTTGGTGGTGTCCAACGAAATAATCATGTTTGAATGTGGAGCAAACATTTTATTAGCGGTAGCAAATTCAGGTTCCCATTCAACGACTCTACCATCATAAGAACCGGATACATTACCACTTAAAACAGTAATACCCTTTGTGTGTCCAACAATTCTTCTTTCCAACTCCATAGTGTTGGACGAGGCTCCAATGGTtagtatatttattgtacCATCTAAAGATACTGAAACAACTTTTTCCAAAGAAATTGCGATTACACCAACTTGTTGATCTTCCAATTTGCTACCGCACGTCCATTTTTGTAAACATTTACCAGTTTCAACATCCCATAACCTAATGACACAGTCTGCACTAGCTGTAACAAAGCTATTCTCATTAACCCAGGACAGAGAATAGAACCCACCTTTGATTTCCTCATCAGGGTCTTGcacatattttaaaaactcaCCGGTTTTCCCATCATAGCAAACAATTTTACGGTCACTGCCGCAAGAAACACAATAACTTGTTTTGCCAGATGACGGAGAAAACTCTACCGCTCTAATAAACTTTCCTTGGTCATGGTGAACACGATCACTGCTATGAAATTTGAATGGTGGTCCCTCGTAAAAAACCGAGGAtccatcatcatcaacgGTAAAACATCTCATTGGCCTGCCTTGCCTAATATGACACGCATTAATCGTAGTAGAATGCCCGCTAACTTCACCTAACGAATTCCCTGAATCCCATGAAATGAAAACCCCAAACTTATCTCTACCTTCACCAACCACACACAATCTTCTTCCTTCTACATCCCATGAAATATCGTTAATTCTGCCTGCCAATACTTCAAACTCACTTTTCACCTTAATAGGCTCATCCTCCTCAACGTTACTAGTACTAGAGGCACTTGGTGTTAAAAACTCCCAAATTATAACTTTACCATTTTCATCACCACTGGCTACAAACTGGCCAATGGGAGAAAATTTAGCGACAGTACAGTTAACATTACCATGTCCGGTAAATTGGTATACCTTATTATCATTGGTATCATCTAATGGTCTTATGAAACATGATTTACCATTTGTATACAATAAactatttgtttgtttatggTATGATAATTTTGTGGAAAAATTGCGTTCTGTTGTTGGTAAGGGTGGAATTGATTTAATTAGCTTTAGGTTAAGATTATTGGTCGAACTAGCGTTAGTCATTATTTTCCGTTAgttatttgttatatttagCACACTATTAGATGTTATTGTggttacttttattttttatgtatatattattgtaaTATAGTGTGattaatgaaattaataGGATCATATTTATTAAGTCGATAAAATGTAAGATACAAAACataggggaaaaaaaaaaaaaaaggaaaaaggaaaaaggaaaaattttcttcGTACATAGATTTCCTAGAACACTtatacaaacaaaaaatattcaaaaattacATGCCATTCCCAAGAATCGAACTTGGGTTTCATCGGCCACAACGATGTGTACTAACCACTATACTAGAATGGCAAACAGATTCGGATTCTATAATGAACAACTTATGCTTACTatacaataaatattaataccCAAAAGTAACAATCGAAACCCGAATAAcgtaaattaaattaaattaaattaaattaaattgaagaaaaaaacacacACACAATTAGTTcgatataaaacaaattgcCATATTATCACCGTCATTAGTACCCTTTCATAtacatattattatataatctTTATACACagccatttttatttttatttttatttttattttttaggATGTGTTAATCCATATATTCATAGACTCTTTAATTGTTTCTCCTATGTGACCATCAACATTCACGGTTTCACAAAGAACTTCTAATAAATTCAATCCTTCAGGTATCAATAAGTCATATTTTAAGGGGGTTAATTTATTCCCAGAACTATTAGAATTAACATTGCTAGTTTGTAAAACAGAACCTTCAATTGGCACCTTGACTTGCctattaaatttaacaCCAGTTCGGTATCTTACAAGGCCATCTTCATGTATATTTCCAGGCTCTGTACCGTTCGGAATTTTAGTAACATTAGcaaataaatcatttaataCAATTATTACGGATAGATTCATCTGTCTGACAGGCAAATTAACCGAATAATTGTTACTACAGGCATTAAAATCCTTACCTTTGAAAATATACTCCACAAAGGTTTGATCCAATTTTGGTATAGATGTATTGGCAAACGAATCATTTATggatataaatttaatttcttctaataatttgtagttattatatatcatcttttttgaatttctAGACATGCTGTCTAAAATATCAAACTTTCCAACCCTACTAGTTGCACTACTGGAtgctgtttttttaaaatcaaatagcgtttcattttcatcaaaatcATAGGTCTCAtcaaaatcatttaaattgttCTTAATATCTAAATTGGCATTATTTTCGATATTATTTCCTTTTGAAATGGATGGGTCGATGTTTGCCGCGGTATTTTTGTCAATTGGATAACTATTAGAACTAGAAGAAAGTGTGGTGGTCGCACTACCGGCGTATTCATTGACCACATCATTATCTTGAGCAGACAAGGTGGGGTCGTCTCCTATATGATTATCATCAATAGACACAGAAGGATTATCAGTGACTTTagttttgttgttgatggAACGAGTATTGACAGAACGGATGCTACTAGCAGATGCAGCATCACTACTAgcacctttttttttttttttgtaatgcGTTCCCCCGTGTATCAAATACTTATCGTATTCCAATTTATCAATTTCCAACTTTAACTCACCAATCTCACTTTTCCTCTTTAATTGCGGTAACAATTTATCATAGAACACCACTCTAAAATACCCCAATAATTTTATGGCATCTTGGTATATCAATGTGTTTTGTGCATTGAAAACCAACGCGTTTTGAAATATTGTAACAACATcaatataaaaatcataaagttttttgtaatatccactttttaaattattttccacAAATTTCAAAGAAACTGGTTTGTGTATAATTTCGTAATAATCCGGAAATTCAGATTTATCAACCAATTCCAAAAATGGTGACATTAGGTTAGTCGAATCATCACAATTTGTTTCCATTACCTCCTTGGATACTGTTTGTTCCACTTTCTTTTCAGTAACGTTTTCCAAATCAGCTAATGTTtccaataaaatatctCTGATTCCATCGTTCATTAGGTAATTTACGCTAACGTTCTTggtttttataatttcatACTTGATATAATTAACTGCCTGCATAGAGTTCTTGACAATCAAAGATTCTGGTTCATTAAATGCTAAACagtttttgtaaattaaTTCGATATCCAATAAACAGTCCCTGTACCTGGTCATATTGACAGTTTCATCAGTGTcacttttatttctatttttgttatgaTGGTGGTGGTTGGTAGATCCTTCATAGTTtctgtttttaatttccttAATAGAAATAGGATTTTCAATcttatgaaaataaatggGATGAAACTTCCTACTGGGAAGCTTGATGAAATCTTTGAAAGTAGAGTTGTTTGTATCAaccaaataatttaatgtATCCTGaagaaatttattaaatctaGGGATATCCCAGTCTGCATCAAGATATAATTCACTATTAGGATCTAGCGGCTCTTGGTAATTGACAGGTAATATTTTACCCTCTCCTTGCTTATTGATACGTGGTTGTTTACCACTAGTTAAGGAATTGGGAAGAGTATCAACGGTTTGTTGTTCGTGTTCTTGGAGTTGTActtgctgctgctgctgctgctgctgctctTCATCTTCACTCTTTGAAGTTGCTGTAATTGTCGTGGGTTGTAAGTCTACATTTTGTgatcttcttttctttggCGGCATGTTTGGTTGTAGTTGTTGagaaatgttttttatcCGATGTTGTAAGAAAGATTGAAAAAACTGTATTTATTTCTGGTACGTtgatgaaataaaatacattttatttattatttttgttattttataaaacacAGAAAATGCGTACagaaatatttattgttatcaaCAAGGAAGAGCAAATATCACGTTGAAcgaattattttattttattttattttataacgACGCTACTAAAGGCTCGTCAAAATCTATAGTAAACTGTCCTATATAACCATTTATAATCACATcccataattttttcaacttttccttttcaagGCTAGTTAAAGAGGAATTAGTATCCAGTATGTTAAATTTATGATTAACTTTTACAAATCCTGAAGGAGAAGATATAGCTGTCACAGAGGAGGTAGCATGGTTTGAATTAGTTGTATCAACATCATCATGTAAATTGTTGTTGccattattgttggtaccattattattcatcACCGAGATGTCTATTAATTTGtcatttgtattattaactATATCAGTTAATTCATTTTCCCTTGCTAACATTTTCTGTTCTTCTATTTCTAGTTCTCTTTTCATTGAGTCATACCCATTATTTccatcattgttattatataataatgcATCATTTTCTTGATGATGATCGTCGTTATCTTCATGATTCTTTAAGCAACAACTAAATATAATGCCCATtttgtttccttttttttccttttttttttttttttttttttttttttgatattatgGCTCTTATATTTCTATGCATTTTGTTGTACAagtttttaacaaaataaaattaaaaaaaaaagcggAATTGActtaaaacaaacaaaatgcaaaatacaaaatactaaaataccaaaaaaaaaaaaaaaaaaaaaaaaaagagagagaaaataattatatttttcgaaaaaaaaaaaaaaaaatttttttttctaagaAAGTATTAAATTTCCTTCTCAGTAATTTTTGTGATTAATATTACAAGAAATATagacaaagaaaaaagaaaaaaaaaacaaccaaTAACTATGTTCAGTAACCCTCCAATCAAAAGAGTAATATCAAATGTTATTGCCACCGCTAACACatctcaaaaaaaacaattagcTTTTTCAGTAGCTAGGAATTTACACACCTCCAGAATCCAAAATGATTTTATGTCTTggtttagaaaaaaaaaaaaagatgacagtgaaattaaaaaaacacaagCTGTTCCTAGTAAGGATACAAAAACATTAATTAATGAAATAGAAACCGGTTCCATAGATACTACTACAAATGGTACTACTAATagcaaattattaaaattagatTTAGATTCTCCAAGTAATTTTATTGGATCTTCCACCGGCAGTCCAATAGATAAATCTGAACATGCCATTAAGTTAAAGAATGCACCATTTAATCAATGGCTAAGCCCCACAAAAGTCAATTCTGAAGCTAAATTAgatgaaattttaaagcAAAGCTTAAATTATGCCAATAGCaaacaacaagaacaacaacaacaacaacaggaAGGTGacaagaataaaaaagctTTTTCTCCAATCACCTTGGAATCCGAATTCCCAGATTTAATAAgcaagttttattttaccaaATACTTACAATCTAAGACGGGTGTTTTAATATCTGATAGCAAAATCACTACATTGACTACCCCATTACAATTCCgtcaatattttatatttcaaGTGTTATCTGGTAGGTCAGCGAAATTCAATGAAGCTGAACCTTGTGCTATTGATTTATCTAATAAAGTCtttaattctaataatGTTTCCATTAAGAGCAATGTTACCTCAAAGGAAAAGAGAATCAACTattctaatattttaatggaTGTTAAGGTTTTAGAAGATCATGAAATTCAAAACGCCATCCAAGCAGctaaaagtaaataattaGCCTTCTAATTaactaatagtaataatgctaatatatatatatatataactcCTGTacatacacatatatattatagtattaatctttttgtAGTTTCCTATCTCCTTTATGAGGTccattataatcaaaaacaaaaacaaaaattgcaggattttgtatatatatatatatatatatatatttacttGTATCACAGTTTTTATCGTTAATTCCAACTTACTCATTTGCCGATacaattgataaaaaataaaaatgcatAAAATGCAGTGGGCATTGAAGACTGCTATCACATTGAATTACACCACCTAGTATCCAAGGTTAGTTTACTTGTAAAATATCCCTTCCGTAGTTTTAATGCTATAGAACTTTCACTATAAAATGTTACAAAAATTGTTCATAGTTCCACTTCTTCAGGgattataaaacaaaagttATTGGCTAAAATAAGGATTTTGAATACTTAAAATCTTACtggtataataataaaaaaagactGCTTAGTAACAGCGAGTGCTGTAATTGTGCCAGGTCTTTATCTCATTATACTTTGGTTTCTACATGAGGCTATAGAAAATCGTAAAGACACAAATCCGGATGAGCTTTCATTAAGagttgataaaatattaattaaaactaTTAGTACAATTACGATAATTATTGGTGTAGAAATACATGCTACTGGCTATAACAATTGtggttgttatttttgcaACATAAAAGCTCGTGTggtttttataaaaaataagataataatttataaggacaaaaaagaaaaacaaacaaattggttttgttaaaataaagaagTTTGAAGAAACCATTGGCTTTTTCGATATGAAATGCCTTgcataaataattaaaatgaGAAATCTGAAATAACAAGTAGTACCAGtggtaacaataataaaatgagTATATcggaatatatatattctttcttagataatgtttttgaaaagagACTCATCTTTGTTATCATTAACTGTCCCCCTCTCCTTGTTCAAATGAAAAGTATTTCTAATGCCACTTTTCTGTCGATGATgctagatatatatatatatatatatatatataagcaAGTAAGCAGTTAAACAGAGAAAACTTTATATTGCTGTcaagttttaaatcttGTATGTTCAATGAAGTTAGTATTTGAATAATAGTGAATTTTAGCTTCTCGCGCTAATATatgttatatttgtttttattttaatttttttttgaaagaaatattttatccaTCTTTTTGtacctctttttttttttttttttttttttttttataaataaaaatctgCCCAGATCCAAGAGAAAAGAGCAGGATGGAAAGAAGcaaaatataatcaaaaattatGGACTTACTAAAGCTAAAAGATTCTatttgttttcaattttatgaATCGCTATATTTAAAGGGTTATTATGATAAATGTAAATTAACAATATCTAAAGACAGATGTGAATTCAAAGAACCTATACTTTTTATTCCAACGACACAACACGGGAAACAGGAATCATGTCTAGAAATAATCCTTTTTAAATCTACTTTATTGAACATGTTTTGTACTTCCCATGATTATTGGAAAGATAGAACTTTacttgaaaataataataataacaacaacaacaacagcaacaatgccgaattattttacaattatATAATGACTCTAGGTTTCCTAATAGGCTCTTATGATGAACACACTTTTTTACGGCTTCACGAggacatattttttaaactctTGACTTCTGATAAGTCATACTTTGAGAATAGCTATTTATTACCGGCTAGTTTGgttcaaaaagaaatttatttagttGAACTACTTTTATCTTCTAACCAACCACGTATAAACAAATCCTCCATACTATGGAAACtatatcaaaaattatacGTGCTACAATTATTTTACTATCCCAACACAGTGAAACTTGATTACTTGGACACTTGTCTATCTTCTGCTGAGGCACATTTTtctaattattattgctggAACTCTTTGAAATGGTTTAGTGACAATGCTTATGTTAAACAGAGCAAAAGATTTTCAAATATCTGCAAGATTAAAGAGTTTTGTCTTCGAAATTTAAGAGATAATTCAGCATGGTATTGCTAtagttatttattaattcatATTAATGGAGATACAACATACAACTGCAGAGATTTTCAAAGGCTATACACCAAATTAGCTAGCAAAATGGGGACCAAGGGCCAAGATCTTGCTAATAAAGGAATTGCTGGTATAGACTCAAATCCTGTGCAGCTCGATTTAAGATCAGAGATAAATGCGGTGAtagatttaattaataatttaagaGTTCCAACATCGCCacaattcaattttttgtattatttgttgttgaacGGGAATGAAGAACATATGGTGGATACAAAGTTACTCGCTGGTTGGGAATCAGAAGTATGcgattttgaaaacaaatttatgAGCTTAGAACTCAAACATTGTGATCCACCAGAAATACATGACTCCTATAATAATGACCTAAAGTTTATTTCGGAATTCCAATTCATGTACCacttaaaatattttttgcaTAAATACAAAGCCATATTGAAACTGCGAGAAAGGTGAATCTAGACACGGACTTGTCCAGGCAAACTGAGTACGAtgatataatatttatattagtaatataaatatgcaAAATAtcatatctatatatatataaaataaaat is drawn from Saccharomycodes ludwigii strain NBRC 1722 chromosome V, whole genome shotgun sequence and contains these coding sequences:
- the MEH1 gene encoding Meh1p (similar to Saccharomyces cerevisiae YKR007W | MEH1 | Multicopy suppressor of Ers1 Hygromycin B sensitivity) is translated as MGIIFSCCLKNHEDNDDHHQENDALLYNNNDGNNGYDSMKRELEIEEQKMLARENELTDIVNNTNDKLIDISVMNNNGTNNNGNNNLHDDVDTTNSNHATSSVTAISSPSGFVKVNHKFNILDTNSSLTSLEKEKLKKLWDVIINGYIGQFTIDFDEPLVASL
- the MRPL13 gene encoding mitochondrial 54S ribosomal protein mL50 MRPL13 (similar to Saccharomyces cerevisiae YKR006C | MRPL13 | Mitochondrial Ribosomal Protein Large subunit); its protein translation is MFSNPPIKRVISNVIATANTSQKKQLAFSVARNLHTSRIQNDFMSWFRKKKKDDSEIKKTQAVPSKDTKTLINEIETGSIDTTTNGTTNSKLLKLDLDSPSNFIGSSTGSPIDKSEHAIKLKNAPFNQWLSPTKVNSEAKLDEILKQSLNYANSKQQEQQQQQQEGDKNKKAFSPITLESEFPDLISKFYFTKYLQSKTGVLISDSKITTLTTPLQFRQYFIFQVLSGRSAKFNEAEPCAIDLSNKVFNSNNVSIKSNVTSKEKRINYSNILMDVKVLEDHEIQNAIQAAKSK
- the AIP1 gene encoding Aip1p (similar to Saccharomyces cerevisiae YMR092C | AIP1 | Actin Interacting Protein) produces the protein MTNASSTNNLNLKLIKSIPPLPTTERNFSTKLSYHKQTNSLLYTNGKSCFIRPLDDTNDNKVYQFTGHGNVNCTVAKFSPIGQFVASGDENGKVIIWEFLTPSASSTSNVEEDEPIKVKSEFEVLAGRINDISWDVEGRRLCVVGEGRDKFGVFISWDSGNSLGEVSGHSTTINACHIRQGRPMRCFTVDDDGSSVFYEGPPFKFHSSDRVHHDQGKFIRAVEFSPSSGKTSYCVSCGSDRKIVCYDGKTGEFLKYVQDPDEEIKGGFYSLSWVNENSFVTASADCVIRLWDVETGKCLQKWTCGSKLEDQQVGVIAISLEKVVSVSLDGTINILTIGASSNTMELERRIVGHTKGITVLSGNVSGSYDGRVVEWEPEFATANKMFAPHSNMIISLDTTKFPTISSVSWDDTFKSYTDGTICDNANNIKFNSQPRCSSTHDGITGVVTFDNELIIIDDYESKILYTYKISSLSPSVVAITLNKEYVVLGYEQTNEIKALRISELESMGDSSTILTFPALRSTPSCISISPSNNYVAVGDILGKIVLYDFETKQVKTSRWAFHTGKITSIAWKKCSGGDENEEDLVATGSLDTHIIIYSVKRPMKVIKMMNAHKDGISVVQWNDSINNKENIIVSAGADACIKLWELI
- the ECM9 gene encoding Ecm9p (similar to Saccharomyces cerevisiae YKR004C | ECM9 | ExtraCellular Mutant), with the protein product MDLLKLKDSICFQFYESLYLKGYYDKCKLTISKDRCEFKEPILFIPTTQHGKQESCLEIILFKSTLLNMFCTSHDYWKDRTLLENNNNNNNNNSNNAELFYNYIMTLGFLIGSYDEHTFLRLHEDIFFKLLTSDKSYFENSYLLPASLVQKEIYLVELLLSSNQPRINKSSILWKLYQKLYVLQLFYYPNTVKLDYLDTCLSSAEAHFSNYYCWNSLKWFSDNAYVKQSKRFSNICKIKEFCLRNLRDNSAWYCYSYLLIHINGDTTYNCRDFQRLYTKLASKMGTKGQDLANKGIAGIDSNPVQLDLRSEINAVIDLINNLRVPTSPQFNFLYYLLLNGNEEHMVDTKLLAGWESEVCDFENKFMSLELKHCDPPEIHDSYNNDLKFISEFQFMYHLKYFLHKYKAILKLRER
- the RSC4 gene encoding Rsc4p (similar to Saccharomyces cerevisiae YKR008W | RSC4 | Remodel the Structure of Chromatin), with translation MPPKKRRSQNVDLQPTTITATSKSEDEEQQQQQQQQVQLQEHEQQTVDTLPNSLTSGKQPRINKQGEGKILPVNYQEPLDPNSELYLDADWDIPRFNKFLQDTLNYLVDTNNSTFKDFIKLPSRKFHPIYFHKIENPISIKEIKNRNYEGSTNHHHHNKNRNKSDTDETVNMTRYRDCLLDIELIYKNCLAFNEPESLIVKNSMQAVNYIKYEIIKTKNVSVNYLMNDGIRDILLETLADLENVTEKKVEQTVSKEVMETNCDDSTNLMSPFLELVDKSEFPDYYEIIHKPVSLKFVENNLKSGYYKKLYDFYIDVVTIFQNALVFNAQNTLIYQDAIKLLGYFRVVFYDKLLPQLKRKSEIGELKLEIDKLEYDKYLIHGGTHYKKKKKGASSDAASASSIRSVNTRSINNKTKVTDNPSVSIDDNHIGDDPTLSAQDNDVVNEYAGSATTTLSSSSNSYPIDKNTAANIDPSISKGNNIENNANLDIKNNLNDFDETYDFDENETLFDFKKTASSSATSRVGKFDILDSMSRNSKKMIYNNYKLLEEIKFISINDSFANTSIPKLDQTFVEYIFKGKDFNACSNNYSVNLPVRQMNLSVIIVLNDLFANVTKIPNGTEPGNIHEDGLVRYRTGVKFNRQVKVPIEGSVLQTSNVNSNSSGNKLTPLKYDLLIPEGLNLLEVLCETVNVDGHIGETIKESMNIWINTS